Proteins from a single region of Anthonomus grandis grandis chromosome 10, icAntGran1.3, whole genome shotgun sequence:
- the LOC126741162 gene encoding adult-specific cuticular protein ACP-20-like, whose amino-acid sequence MSLTSSNMNTFTVVFYVSIAITLALAFPDGHDHADHHAPAGYHFEYGVHDPHTKDHKSQEEHRDHDKVKGSYVVHEPDGTKRIVEYTSNKHDGFQAVVRREGHAQHPAHYGKDGHGHAGHGHGGVGGTSYVGVTHWGHGSGK is encoded by the exons GTTGTCTTCTATGTATCCATTGCAATCACTCTGGCTTTGGCCTTTCCAGATGGACACGACCACGCCGACCATCAC GCTCCCGCGGGATACCACTTCGAATACGGTGTCCACGATCCCCACACCAAAGATCACAAATCCCAAGAGGAGCACCGTGACCACGACAAGGTTAAAGGAAGTTACGTCGTCCACGAACCGGATGGTACCAAGAGGATCGTAGAGTACACCTCCAATAAACACGATGGGTTCCAAGCGGTGGTGAGACGTGAAGGACATGCCCAACATCCCGCCCATTATGGTAAAGACGGACATGGACATGCTGGACATGGACATGGTGGTGTCGGTGGTACCAGTTACGTAGGCGTTACCCATTGGGGACATGGTTCTGGCAAATAA